From Camelus ferus isolate YT-003-E chromosome 18, BCGSAC_Cfer_1.0, whole genome shotgun sequence, one genomic window encodes:
- the UBE2I gene encoding SUMO-conjugating enzyme UBC9 — MSGIALSRLAQERKAWRKDHPFGFVAVPTKNPDGTMNLMNWECAIPGKKGTPWEGGLFKLRMLFKDDYPSSPPKCKFEPPLFHPNVYPSGTVCLSILEEDKDWRPAITIKQILLGIQELLNEPNIQDPAQAEAYTIYCQNRVEYEKRVRAQAKKFAPS; from the exons ATGTCGGGGATCGCCCTTAGCAGACTCGCCCAGGAGAGGAAAGCTTGGAGGAAAGACCATCCGTTT ggttttgtGGCTGTCCCAACAAAAAATCCTGACGGCACAATGAACCTCATGAACTGGGAGTGCGCCATTCCTGGGAAGAAGGGG ACTCCATGGGAAGGAGGCTTGTTTAAACTGCGGATGCTTTTCAAAGACGATTATCCATCTTCACCACCGAAAT GCAAGTTTGAACCACCATTATTTCACCCAAATGTGTACCCTTCGGGCACAGTGTGCCTGTCCATCCTGGAGGAAGACAAGGACTGGAGGCCGGCCATCACGATTAAGCAG ATCTTATTAGGAATACAGGAACTTCTAAATGAACCAAATATACAGGATCCAGCTCAAGCAGAGGCCTACACGATCTACTG CCAAAACAGAGTGGAATACGAGAAAAGGGTTCGAGCACAAGCCAAGAAGTTTGCTCCCTCATAA